The Pogona vitticeps strain Pit_001003342236 chromosome 6, PviZW2.1, whole genome shotgun sequence genome contains a region encoding:
- the LOC110091074 gene encoding olfactory receptor OR9H1-like, with product MSLPYILYSLGNKMGNHTMVTHFILDGFQGQLELQLSLSFFFMLFYIATLMGNIGMITIITTDAQLHTPMYFFLKNLSFLDICYSSVITPKAMLSFATGKKTISYPGCATQMFFFSLFGTTECFFLAVMAYDRFMAICSPLLYRTTMSRKTCTHLVAGSYVFGFLNCCTQTGLTFSLSYCKPAEINQFFCDVPAVMKASCSDTSINEIVLLGMCGFIIIVTFTTVLISYGYIVATILRIPSVEGRQKAFSTCTSHIMAVSLFFGSAFFMYGQPGAISSPNQGKVVSIFYTIVIPMLNPLIYSLRNKEVKDAIGRQVKRIYFLS from the coding sequence ATGTCCTTACCCTACATTCTTTATAGTCTAGGAAATAAAATGGGTAACCACACAATGGTAACACACTTTATCTTGGATGGATTCCAAGGTCAGCTAGAACTACAGCTCAGcttgtcttttttctttatgCTCTTCTATATTGCCACTTTGATGGGGAATATCGGcatgatcaccatcatcaccactgaTGCTCAGCTTCACACCCCTATGTACTTTTTCTTGAAGAACTTGTCCTTCTTGGATATCTGCTACTCTTCTGTGATCACGCCCAAAGCCATGCTGAGCTTTGCCACTGGGAAGAAGACAATTTCTTATCCTGGGTGTGCCACACAGatgttcttcttctctctttttgggaCTACTGAATGTTTTTTCCTAGCTGTGATGGCATATGACAGGTTCATGGCCATATGCAGCCCATTGCTTTATCGCACCACCATGTCAAGGAAGACATGTACACATCTGGTGGCTGGTTCATATGTATTTGGCTTCCTCAATTGTTGCACACAGACAGGTCTCACATTCAGCTTGTCCTATTGCAAGCCAGCAGAAATCAACCAGTTCTTTTGTGATGTCCCAGCTGTCATGAAGGCCTCTTGCTCAGACACTTCTATAAATGAAATCGTGCTCTTAGGAATGTGTGGCTTTATTATCATTGTAACATTCACAACTGTCCTAATCTCTTATGGCTACATTGTGGCCACAATTCTGCGGATACCTTCTGTTGAGGGAAGACAGAAGGCTTTTTCAACCTGTACTTCCCATATCATGGCTGTAAGCTTGTTTTttgggtcagctttctttatgtatGGTCAACCTGGAGCTATCTCATCCCCTAATCAAGGCAAAGTGGTATCTATCTTCTACACCATTGTAATCCCCATGTTGAACCCCCTAATTTACAGCCTAAGGAACAAGGAGGTCAAAGATGCCATAGGGAGGCAGGTAAAAAGGATATATTTCCTTTCCTGA